Proteins co-encoded in one Malus sylvestris chromosome 7, drMalSylv7.2, whole genome shotgun sequence genomic window:
- the LOC126629477 gene encoding uncharacterized protein LOC126629477 isoform X2, translating into MTSNNREDEEVVSETFTWVIENFSKLQNDKHYSDVFTIAGFKWRILVWPKGNKVNSKMQFSMYLSIPSASTLEPGWTRFAHFSLSVLNQLDSNKTITKFTKGSYKEFKEHTSEWGFRSFVLLSELYDETAGYLVNDTCIVEVKVHIPIDQRAKSSAESALMQSIKKEHVGQERSHVHSVQTVESSPAPIMPSSEPLTPFQETSGPEQVCAKAIIISLPDPSLVKEFGEVPTKPTGGVKELGEVPTKPTGEVKVKELGEVPTKPMGEVKVKELGEVPTKPTGEVKELEDVPTKPAGEVKELTEVPTEPTGELMDFRGLGLIEKAFVPLLEEACTVHPSLIECVRKKNRKVIECALTTLGGLLHFLKTKKVKDMNEDAFAQLRSLWEDVEMFRFDLGWLEPRVQSALGKKKFLERARRVKRLRDDVEVLDNEKKRRSAALAVTEVELEEAKRELAKEEEGFNEKDMDSELAVVS; encoded by the exons ATGACGAGCAACAACAGGGAAGATGAAGAGGTTGTGTCTGAGACATTCACATGGGTGATCGAAAACTTCTCTAAGCTCCAGAACGACAAGCATTACTCCGACGTTTTCACCATCGCTGGTTTCAAAtg gaggatccttgTATGGCCGAAGGGCAACAAAGTAAATTCGAAAATGCAGTTCTCCATGTATTTGAGTATCCCAAGTGCTTCAACTTTGGAACCTGGCTGGACTAGATTTGCCCACTTCAGCTTGAGTGTGCTCAATCAACTCGACAGCAACAAGACAATCACAAAGTTTACCAAGG GCTCTTATAAAGAGTTCAAAGAACACACGAGTGAGTGGGGCTTCAGATCATTCGTGCTGCTTAGTGAACTTTATGACGAGACTGCAGGTTATCTTGTGAATGATACGTGCATTGTTGAAGTGAAGGTCCATATTCCAATAGACCAGCGAGCTAAGAGTTCTGCAGAATCTGCACTTATGCAGTCTATAAAGAAAGAGCATGTTGGGCAGGAACGTTCACATGTGCATTCTGTGCAAACTGTAGAGTCTTCTCCAGCACCTATTATGCCAAGTTCAGAACCGCTGACTCCTTTCCAAGAAACATCAGGCCCTGAACAAGTTTGCGCTAAGGCTATTATTATAAGCCTTCCTGACCCTTCTCTAGTCAAGGAGTTTGGGGAAGTTCCCACCAAACCAACAGGGGGAGTCAAGGAACTTGGGGAAGTTCCCACCAAACCAACGGGGGAAGTCAAGGTCAAGGAGCTTGGGGAAGTTCCCACCAAACCAATGGGGGAAGTCAAGGTCAAGGAGCTTGGCGAAGTTCCCACCAAACCAACGGGGGAAGTCAAGGAGCTTGAGGATGTTCCCACCAAACCAGCGGGGGAAGTCAAGGAGCTCACGGAAGTTCCCACCGAACCAACAGGTGAGCTTATGGATTTTCGTGGGTTGGGACTAATAGAGAAAGCTTTCGTCCCACTGCTGGAGGAAGCTTGTACAGTGCATCCTTCGTTGATTGAGTGCGTACGTAAGAAGAATCGCAAAGTTATTGAATGTGCTTTGACAACTCTTGGAGGGCTCTTGCAttttcttaaaacaaaaaaGGTGAAGGATATGAATGAGGATGCCTTTGCTCAGCTTCGAAGTTTATGGGAGGATGTCGAGATGTTCAGATTTGACTTGGGGTGGCTGGAACCACGTGTTCAATCTGCTTTGGGTAAGAAGAAGTTTCTGGAAAGGGCAAGGAGAGTGAAAAGGCTGAGGGATGATGTTGAAGTTTTGGATAATGAGAAGAAAAGGCGGAGTGCCGCACTTGCTGTTACAGAGGTAGAGCTTGAGGAAGCAAAGAGAGAGCTGGCAAAGGAGGAAGAGGGCTTCAACGAGAAAGATATGGATTCTGAGCTAGCTGTGGTGAGTTAG
- the LOC126629478 gene encoding MATH domain and coiled-coil domain-containing protein At3g58210-like — translation MTSNNREEEEVVSGTFTWVIENFSKLNNNNLFSDVFTIAGFKWRILVVRPKWLSDQDPNGLVQLAIYLGIADASSLAPGWSRYSSFSLTLVNRLDTNKSITKPATGSVKEFTENHKEWGFKSFIPLIKLYDSAAGYLVNDTCIVEARLNVSIRIGDQGSNFSASTDHSEKEHKAQEPLVLNSKAENSSPAPKTPCSEFQHTPGSEKVCTEPADGGPTEPSLVKELEELPTNLTGELMEFRGLGQIEKAFIPLLEEVCSLHPSLIECLHKRNRMVVECALTALGGLLHFLKTTKVKDMTEDACSRLQSLWEDVHMFKFDLAWLETHVQSALDMKKLLERSRRVKRLREDVDILDNEMKRRSAALAVTEVDLEIAKRDLEKEEKVIAAIDMDSELGYGMR, via the exons ATGACGAGCAACAacagggaagaagaagaggttgTGTCTGGGACATTCACATGGGTGATCGAAAACTTCTCTaagctcaacaacaacaaccttTTCTCTGACGTTTTCACCATCGCTGGTTTCAAAtg GAGGATCCTTGTTGTACGTCCAAAGTGGTTATCCGACCAAGATCCTAATGGCCTAGTCCAGTTGGCCATATATTTGGGCATTGCCGATGCTTCAAGCTTGGCACCTGGATGGAGTAGATATTCCAGCTTTAGCTTGACCCTGGTCAATCGACTTGACACCAACAAGTCAATCACAAAGCCTGCAACCG GATCTGTAAAAGAGTTCACAGAAAACCACAAGGAGTGGGGCTTCAAATCCTTCATCCCTCTCATCAAGCTTTATGACAGCGCTGCGGGTTATCTTGTGAATGATACATGTATTGTTGAAGCCCGGCTTAATGTCTCAATTAGGATTGGAGACCAAGGAAGTAATTTTTCTGCAAGTACGGATCACTCAGAGAAAGAGCATAAAGCGCAGGAACCTTTGGTTCTGAATTCTAAAGCTGAAAACTCTTCACCGGCGCCTAAAACACCATGTTCTGAATTCCAGCATACACCAGGTTCTGAAAAAGTTTGCACTGAACCTGCTGATGGTGGCCCTACTGAGCCTTCTCTGGTCAAGGAACTCGAGGAATTACCCACGAACCTAACGGGTGAGCTTATGGAATTTAGGGGTTTAGGACAAATCGAGAAAGCTTTTATTCCGCTGCTAGAGGAAGTTTGTTCGTTGCATCCTTCATTGATAGAGTGCCTGCATAAGAGAAACCGTATGGTTGTTGAATGTGCACTCACAGCTTTAGGGGGACTCTTGCATTTTCTGAAAACTACGAAGGTGAAGGATATGACTGAGGATGCCTGTTCACGCCTTCAAAGCTTATGGGAGGATGTCCATATGTTCAAATTTGACTTGGCGTGGCTGGAGACTCATGTTCAATCAGCTTTGGACATGAAGAAGCTTCTGGAAAGGTCAAGGAGAGTGAAAAGACTGAGAGAAGATGTGGATATATTGGATAATGAGATGAAGAGGCGGAGTGCTGCGCTAGCTGTGACAGAGGTGGATCTTGAGATAGCGAAAAGAGACTTGGAAAAGGAGGAAAAGGTCATCGCCGCGATAGATATGGATAGCGAGCTAGGTTATGGGATGCGTTAG
- the LOC126629477 gene encoding uncharacterized protein LOC126629477 isoform X1 — MMTSNNREDEEVVSETFTWVIENFSKLQNDKHYSDVFTIAGFKWRILVWPKGNKVNSKMQFSMYLSIPSASTLEPGWTRFAHFSLSVLNQLDSNKTITKFTKGSYKEFKEHTSEWGFRSFVLLSELYDETAGYLVNDTCIVEVKVHIPIDQRAKSSAESALMQSIKKEHVGQERSHVHSVQTVESSPAPIMPSSEPLTPFQETSGPEQVCAKAIIISLPDPSLVKEFGEVPTKPTGGVKELGEVPTKPTGEVKVKELGEVPTKPMGEVKVKELGEVPTKPTGEVKELEDVPTKPAGEVKELTEVPTEPTGELMDFRGLGLIEKAFVPLLEEACTVHPSLIECVRKKNRKVIECALTTLGGLLHFLKTKKVKDMNEDAFAQLRSLWEDVEMFRFDLGWLEPRVQSALGKKKFLERARRVKRLRDDVEVLDNEKKRRSAALAVTEVELEEAKRELAKEEEGFNEKDMDSELAVVS, encoded by the exons ATG ATGACGAGCAACAACAGGGAAGATGAAGAGGTTGTGTCTGAGACATTCACATGGGTGATCGAAAACTTCTCTAAGCTCCAGAACGACAAGCATTACTCCGACGTTTTCACCATCGCTGGTTTCAAAtg gaggatccttgTATGGCCGAAGGGCAACAAAGTAAATTCGAAAATGCAGTTCTCCATGTATTTGAGTATCCCAAGTGCTTCAACTTTGGAACCTGGCTGGACTAGATTTGCCCACTTCAGCTTGAGTGTGCTCAATCAACTCGACAGCAACAAGACAATCACAAAGTTTACCAAGG GCTCTTATAAAGAGTTCAAAGAACACACGAGTGAGTGGGGCTTCAGATCATTCGTGCTGCTTAGTGAACTTTATGACGAGACTGCAGGTTATCTTGTGAATGATACGTGCATTGTTGAAGTGAAGGTCCATATTCCAATAGACCAGCGAGCTAAGAGTTCTGCAGAATCTGCACTTATGCAGTCTATAAAGAAAGAGCATGTTGGGCAGGAACGTTCACATGTGCATTCTGTGCAAACTGTAGAGTCTTCTCCAGCACCTATTATGCCAAGTTCAGAACCGCTGACTCCTTTCCAAGAAACATCAGGCCCTGAACAAGTTTGCGCTAAGGCTATTATTATAAGCCTTCCTGACCCTTCTCTAGTCAAGGAGTTTGGGGAAGTTCCCACCAAACCAACAGGGGGAGTCAAGGAACTTGGGGAAGTTCCCACCAAACCAACGGGGGAAGTCAAGGTCAAGGAGCTTGGGGAAGTTCCCACCAAACCAATGGGGGAAGTCAAGGTCAAGGAGCTTGGCGAAGTTCCCACCAAACCAACGGGGGAAGTCAAGGAGCTTGAGGATGTTCCCACCAAACCAGCGGGGGAAGTCAAGGAGCTCACGGAAGTTCCCACCGAACCAACAGGTGAGCTTATGGATTTTCGTGGGTTGGGACTAATAGAGAAAGCTTTCGTCCCACTGCTGGAGGAAGCTTGTACAGTGCATCCTTCGTTGATTGAGTGCGTACGTAAGAAGAATCGCAAAGTTATTGAATGTGCTTTGACAACTCTTGGAGGGCTCTTGCAttttcttaaaacaaaaaaGGTGAAGGATATGAATGAGGATGCCTTTGCTCAGCTTCGAAGTTTATGGGAGGATGTCGAGATGTTCAGATTTGACTTGGGGTGGCTGGAACCACGTGTTCAATCTGCTTTGGGTAAGAAGAAGTTTCTGGAAAGGGCAAGGAGAGTGAAAAGGCTGAGGGATGATGTTGAAGTTTTGGATAATGAGAAGAAAAGGCGGAGTGCCGCACTTGCTGTTACAGAGGTAGAGCTTGAGGAAGCAAAGAGAGAGCTGGCAAAGGAGGAAGAGGGCTTCAACGAGAAAGATATGGATTCTGAGCTAGCTGTGGTGAGTTAG